The following proteins are encoded in a genomic region of bacterium:
- a CDS encoding SDR family oxidoreductase, which translates to MSEIRDLEGKIALVAAASKGLGRACALEIARRGAKVAICSRDAGSVAEAAAAIAAETGADVWHCAADMSAAEDVKKFVGGAASHFGGVDILVSNAGGPPRGNFSDLDDDVPWFSAFELGVMSAIRLVRAALPHMRGRGYGRILFILSSSVREPIDQLLLSNVMRPAVAGLSKSLSRELGPDNILVNVVAPGMILTDRVLEGQKRMVENLGITPEEAMARLSADFPLKRLGRPDEFAQMVAFLASPQASFISGGVFMVDGGRLRGI; encoded by the coding sequence GTGAGTGAAATCCGTGACTTAGAGGGAAAAATCGCGCTCGTCGCGGCGGCCAGCAAGGGACTCGGCCGGGCCTGCGCGCTTGAAATCGCCCGGCGGGGCGCGAAAGTTGCCATCTGTTCGCGGGATGCCGGCTCGGTTGCCGAAGCGGCTGCCGCCATCGCGGCAGAGACGGGCGCCGATGTATGGCACTGCGCGGCGGACATGAGCGCGGCCGAGGACGTGAAAAAATTCGTGGGAGGTGCGGCATCACACTTCGGCGGGGTGGATATTCTCGTTTCCAATGCGGGGGGGCCTCCCCGCGGAAATTTCTCCGATCTCGACGATGACGTGCCCTGGTTTTCCGCCTTTGAGCTGGGCGTGATGAGCGCGATCCGCCTGGTGCGGGCTGCGCTTCCCCATATGCGCGGAAGGGGGTACGGCCGCATTCTGTTTATCCTGTCGAGCTCCGTGCGCGAGCCCATCGATCAGCTTCTTCTCTCGAACGTGATGCGTCCTGCCGTGGCGGGCCTGTCGAAATCTCTTTCCCGCGAGCTGGGCCCTGACAACATACTGGTCAACGTTGTTGCGCCGGGCATGATTTTGACGGACCGCGTTCTGGAGGGGCAGAAGCGAATGGTCGAAAATCTTGGCATCACGCCGGAGGAGGCCATGGCGAGGCTTTCAGCAGATTTTCCCCTGAAGCGCCTAGGACGGCCGGATGAATTCGCCCAGATGGTGGCTTTTCTTGCCTCTCCCCAGGCGAGTTTCATATCGGGCGGGGTGTTTATGGTGGATGGCGGCCGCCTGAGGGGGATTTGA